From one Streptococcus pneumoniae genomic stretch:
- a CDS encoding metal-dependent transcriptional regulator produces MTPNKEDYLKCIYEISVHTKKITNKEIATRMQVSPPAVTEMVKRMIEEGLIEKDSKAGYLLTDLGLGLVSDLYRKHRLIEVFLLDKLGYTTDQIHDEAEVLEHTISDLFVERLNHFLDYPAMCPHGGTIPEKGAILVEKNALTLDAAREVGMYQLTRVHDEFELLQYLEKQDLKLGDTIHLTQYDPFTQLYSIETGEKELQISSSIAKQLYVDKIS; encoded by the coding sequence ATGACCCCAAACAAAGAAGACTACCTAAAATGTATCTATGAGATTAGCGTGCATACCAAAAAGATTACCAATAAGGAAATCGCTACCCGTATGCAAGTATCTCCTCCTGCTGTGACTGAAATGGTCAAACGCATGATTGAAGAAGGCTTGATTGAAAAAGACAGCAAGGCAGGCTATCTCTTGACCGATTTAGGACTAGGCTTAGTGTCTGACCTCTACCGCAAACATCGCTTGATTGAAGTCTTTCTGCTAGATAAACTCGGCTACACGACCGATCAAATCCACGATGAAGCAGAAGTTTTGGAGCACACCATCTCAGATCTCTTTGTCGAGCGCCTCAATCACTTTCTTGACTATCCTGCCATGTGCCCACACGGGGGAACGATTCCTGAAAAAGGGGCGATTTTGGTGGAAAAAAATGCACTCACCCTTGATGCAGCGCGTGAGGTGGGGATGTATCAATTAACACGGGTTCACGATGAATTCGAACTGCTCCAATATCTGGAAAAGCAGGATTTAAAACTCGGAGACACGATTCATTTGACCCAATACGACCCCTTTACGCAACTCTACTCCATTGAAACAGGAGAAAAAGAACTCCAAATCAGCAGCAGCATTGCTAAGCAACTCTATGTCGATAAAATCAGCTAA
- the tpx gene encoding thiol peroxidase yields MATFLGQPVTFETKQLQVGDTALDFTLINPELEKISLSDFSGKKKVLSIVPSIDTGICSTQTRRFNQELSAREDAVVITISMDLPFAQKRWCGAAGLDKAVLLSDYFDHSFGEAYGLLMNEWHLLARAILVLDETNKIGYVEYLDNINSEPDYEAALSALNQL; encoded by the coding sequence ATGGCAACATTTCTCGGACAACCCGTGACTTTTGAAACGAAACAACTACAAGTCGGTGATACCGCACTTGACTTTACCCTTATCAACCCAGAATTGGAAAAAATTTCTTTATCTGACTTTTCTGGCAAGAAAAAGGTCCTCAGCATTGTGCCTTCGATTGACACTGGCATTTGCTCCACACAGACTCGTCGTTTTAATCAAGAATTATCAGCTAGAGAGGACGCTGTGGTGATTACTATTTCTATGGATTTGCCTTTTGCTCAAAAACGCTGGTGTGGTGCTGCAGGCTTAGACAAGGCTGTGCTACTATCCGATTATTTCGACCATTCTTTTGGAGAGGCTTATGGTCTATTGATGAATGAATGGCATCTTTTAGCACGCGCTATTCTCGTGCTAGATGAAACAAACAAGATTGGCTATGTCGAATATCTGGACAATATCAATTCAGAACCCGACTATGAGGCTGCACTTTCCGCCCTCAACCAACTCTAG
- a CDS encoding metal ABC transporter substrate-binding protein: protein MKKLSILALAFLAILGLTACSTSSKKADNGKLQVVTTNSILADITKNIAGDKIDLHSIVPVGQDPHEYEPLPEDVKKISKADLIFYNGINLETGGNAWFTKLVKNANKVENKDYFAVSDGVEVIYLEGEDEKGKEDPHAWLNLENGMIYAQNIAKQLIAKDPKNKETYEKNLATYLEKLSTLDKEAKEKFNNIPAEKKMIVTSEGCFKYFSKAYQVPSAYIWEINTEEEGTPDQIKNLVEKLRQTKVPSLFVESSVDDRPMKTVSKDTNIPIYAKIFTDSVAEEGEDGDSYYAMMKWNLDKIAEGLAK, encoded by the coding sequence ATGAAAAAACTCTCAATCCTTGCCCTAGCATTCCTTGCAATCCTTGGGCTTACTGCCTGCTCAACCAGCAGCAAAAAAGCTGACAACGGGAAATTACAAGTTGTCACAACCAACTCTATCCTTGCTGATATAACCAAAAATATCGCAGGTGACAAGATTGATCTTCACAGTATTGTCCCAGTTGGGCAAGATCCGCACGAATACGAACCTCTGCCTGAAGATGTGAAAAAGATATCGAAAGCTGACCTCATCTTCTACAACGGCATTAACCTTGAAACCGGCGGCAATGCTTGGTTTACCAAATTGGTCAAAAATGCCAACAAGGTAGAAAACAAGGACTATTTTGCTGTCAGCGACGGCGTTGAAGTCATCTACCTTGAAGGGGAAGATGAAAAAGGCAAGGAAGACCCACACGCTTGGCTCAATCTTGAAAATGGGATGATTTATGCCCAAAATATTGCAAAACAATTAATTGCTAAAGATCCAAAAAACAAGGAAACTTACGAGAAAAACCTAGCTACCTACCTCGAAAAACTTAGTACACTAGATAAAGAAGCCAAAGAAAAATTCAACAACATTCCTGCTGAGAAGAAAATGATTGTCACCAGCGAAGGCTGTTTCAAATATTTCTCCAAAGCCTATCAGGTTCCATCTGCCTACATCTGGGAAATTAACACCGAAGAAGAGGGAACACCTGATCAGATCAAGAATTTAGTTGAAAAACTCCGTCAGACTAAAGTTCCATCCCTCTTTGTTGAAAGTAGTGTCGATGACCGTCCAATGAAGACCGTCTCAAAAGACACCAATATCCCGATTTACGCGAAAATCTTCACCGATTCTGTCGCTGAAGAAGGCGAAGACGGAGACAGTTACTATGCCATGATGAAATGGAATTTGGATAAAATTGCTGAAGGATTGGCAAAATAA